From the Maioricimonas rarisocia genome, one window contains:
- the rtcA gene encoding RNA 3'-terminal phosphate cyclase, with the protein MIEIDGAFGEGGGQIVRSSLTLALATGQPVRIFNIRAGRKKPGLLRQHLTSLQAAARVGNARVEGAAPGSREIRFWPGPVTGGTYHFSVGSAGSTTLVLQTILPVLLTADAPSNVVIEGGTHNPFAPPFPYLDRTFIPLINRLGPQVSLTLHRPGFFPAGGGKLEVAVEPAVTLGRLELTERGDVQSIRATVIVASLPRHIAERELKVLGRQLDLRPGQLQIHEETRSHGPGNIVLVEIEMEELTEVVTGFGERGKPAERVARDAAREANEFLEAEVPIGQHLADQLLLPLALGSGGVYLTGPLTPHTETNIDVIRTFTGCGITTETTPEGTIRVEIAPGG; encoded by the coding sequence ATGATCGAGATCGACGGAGCATTCGGCGAAGGGGGCGGGCAGATCGTCCGCTCTTCGCTGACGCTCGCGCTGGCGACTGGTCAGCCCGTCCGGATCTTCAACATCCGTGCCGGACGGAAGAAGCCCGGCCTCCTCAGGCAGCACCTCACCTCGCTACAGGCCGCGGCCCGCGTGGGCAACGCCCGTGTTGAAGGCGCTGCACCGGGATCCCGCGAAATCCGGTTCTGGCCGGGACCGGTGACGGGCGGAACGTACCATTTCTCCGTCGGTTCGGCCGGCAGTACAACGCTCGTCCTGCAGACGATCCTGCCGGTGCTGCTCACGGCGGATGCTCCATCGAACGTCGTCATCGAAGGAGGCACCCACAATCCGTTCGCGCCGCCGTTCCCTTACCTCGATCGGACGTTCATCCCCCTCATCAACCGTCTCGGTCCGCAGGTGTCCCTGACGCTGCATCGTCCGGGCTTCTTTCCGGCCGGTGGCGGCAAGCTCGAGGTCGCGGTCGAGCCGGCAGTCACACTCGGACGTCTCGAACTGACCGAACGGGGCGATGTCCAGTCGATTCGCGCGACGGTCATCGTCGCCAGCCTTCCCCGGCACATCGCTGAGCGCGAGCTGAAGGTTCTCGGCCGCCAGCTCGATCTGCGGCCCGGGCAGCTGCAGATTCACGAGGAGACGCGATCCCACGGTCCCGGCAACATCGTGCTCGTTGAGATCGAGATGGAAGAGCTGACCGAGGTGGTGACCGGTTTCGGCGAGCGGGGCAAGCCGGCCGAGCGGGTGGCCCGGGATGCGGCGCGGGAGGCGAACGAGTTCCTCGAAGCCGAGGTACCGATCGGGCAGCACCTGGCGGACCAGCTTCTGCTTCCGCTGGCACTCGGATCAGGGGGCGTTTATCTGACCGGGCCGCTCACGCCTCACACCGAGACGAACATCGACGTGATCCGAACATTCACCGGTTGCGGGATCACAACGGAAACCACGCCTGAAGGGACCATTCGCGTCGAAATCGCCCCCGGAGGGTAG